The Bombus terrestris chromosome 16, iyBomTerr1.2, whole genome shotgun sequence genome includes a region encoding these proteins:
- the LOC100649037 gene encoding uncharacterized protein LOC100649037 isoform X2, translating into MDPLLSSTSKKYRKEASIDIPIIECKREFTLPHKFPSTINSSKCSSVFKDHGTITITNAEVQSSLNGMKNKKTLSTNGIKKLRIKTKDGKDLGEVKVQILTQKNLLNIPKITKVQQGPQLHAEAQKSTTGSSCYTKPHTQFVVKPVSSNELSTSIKYKVPATQNKSKNVVQKHYILAKVNKMDQSNKLLLLNENRHNFLQNIPGIPEKNTEAGKNNIVLVNKQKNAEECILKNSEKSRRNENNDVSRKTNISNNRSSIIQLAKSKFPVVRCEKLKISPTKVNTNKITVSSEKIKKRKHSNLDGRNHSAKKIIVSNRNSSSPNSNEIQKLTSILKKPANSIPKIPDNNESDDDKDDVMILCEKNTLIGQCYNNTQEKNCTSALVNNKNVDKNTQGIFSEIGNKPKFCKNKNQNKIRAEETEDNEKNGKLSECLNVIKEALISVKDDQLRAKALHALAECGIGIAKQVPIIPPEILRTVHDSQIQTDVFGLLDSESFVLVKENIPTVERIKQTERSTVNLPPVMQEVYTQTERQIQCKPKFNNSINDIDLFPTCIQNTISEKNSLDFDNCFNELFNNNTDVNRVKEVLSTPHSFCKKVAIQIERDYDEMQHYDDNGMLNIHRAVVNDQLHELQRLLLILEASKTSIDVLTEDGRTSLELAIINETSKDIVKLLLEAGAKPILSELVHDSAVLLACKQSSPFLSYLLSYVTEPELLNREDSTGMAPLHYCALKGNLDGINALIEMGAEINLKDHRSGRTPFFHALENNHMLVAQKLLECGAMADIVNFSGQSVLCLVDETKSLSFKALVKQIVI; encoded by the exons ATGGATCCTCTGCTTTCATCAACTTCAAAAAAATACCGTAAGGAGGCCAGTATTGATATCCCAATAATAGAATGCAAGCGGGAATTCACCTTGCCACATAAATTTCCAAGCACGATCAATTCGTCTAAATGTAGTTCAGTATTTAAAGATCACGGAACGATTACTATTACTAATGCAGAAGTGCAAAGTAGTCTGAATGGAATGAAGAATAAGAAGACATTGTCTACTAATGGTATAAAGAAATTgaggataaaaacaaaagatgGCAAAGATCTGGGAGAAGTTAAAGTACAAATTTTGACTCAGAAGAATTTACTAAATATCCCAAAGATTACTAAGGTCCAGCAAg GACCTCAGTTACATGCAGAAGCACAGAAATCTACTACAGGATCATCTTGCTACACAAAACCACATACGCAGTTTGTTGTAAAGCCTGTTTCTTCTAATGAATTATCGACATCTATTAAATATAAAGTGCCTGCAACTCAAAATAAAAGCAAGAACGTAGTTCAAAAGCATTATATCTTGGCTAAAgtgaataaaatggatcaaagTAACAAATTGTTACTATTAAATGAGAATAGGCACaactttttgcaaaatattccaGGTATCCCAGAAAAAAATACAGAAGCAGGAAAGaataatatagtattagtaAATAAACAAAAGAATGCAGAGGAATGTATTCTCAAAAATAGTgaaaaaagtagaagaaatgaaaataatgatgtttcaagaaaaacaaatatatcaaataatagaAGCTCAATAATTCAATTAGCAAAATCGAAGTTTCCAGTAGTAAGATGTGAGAAGTTGAAAATCTCTCCAACTAAAGTTAATACTAATAAAATCACTGTATCTTctgaaaagataaagaaaagaaaacattctAATTTGGATGGACGGAATCATTCTGCAAAAAAGATTATTGTATCAAATAGAAATTCTAGTAGTCCAAATAGTAATGAAATTCAAAAACTTACAAGTATTTTAAAAAAGCCAGCAAATTCTATACCAAAAATACCTGATAATAATGAAAGTGATGATGATAAGGATGATGTTATGATTCTATGTGAAAAAAATACACTTATAGGCCAATGTTATAATAATACACAAGAGAAAAATTGTACTTCAGCACTtgtaaataacaaaaatgttGATAAGAATACTCAAGGTATATTTAGTGAGATAGGAAATAAGCCAAAGTTTTGTAAAAATAAGAATCAGAATAAAATAAGAGCTGAAGAAACTGAAGACAAtgagaaaaatggaaaattatcaGAGTgtttaaatgtaattaaagaaGCACTAATTAGTGTAAAAGATGATCAACTTCGAGCTAAGGCTTTGCATGCCCTTGCGGAATGTGGAATAGGTATAGCAAAGCAAGTTCCAATTATTCCACCTGAAATATTAAGAACAGTTCATGATTCTCAAATTCAAACTGATGTATTTGGACTTCTTGATAGTGAAAGTTTTGTATTAGTGAAAGAAAATATACCTACCGTAGAAAGAATAAAGCAAACAGAACGTTCCACTGTTAATCTTCCTCCTGTTATGCAAGAAGTATACACGCAAACAGAAAGGCAAATACAGTGCAAACctaaatttaataatagtatCAACGACATAGATTTGTTCCCCACGTGTATACAGAATACAATATCTGAAAAAAATTCACTGGACTTCGATAATTGTTTTAATGAACTTTTTAATAACAATACTGATGTGAACAGGGTGAAGGAAGTATTGTCAACACCTCATTCCTTCTGTAAAAAAGTTGCTATACAAATAGAAAGAGACTATGATGAAATGCAGCATTATGATGATAATGGGATGTTGAATATACATCGAGCTGTGGTGAATGACCAATTACACGAACTACAAAGATTATTGTTAATTTTAGAAGCTTCAAAAACTAGTATTGATGTATTAACAGAAGATGGAAGG acAAGTTTGGAATTAGCAATTATCAATGAAACATCTAAAGACATAGTGAAATTGTTGTTAGAAGCTGGAGCAAAACCAATTTTATCAGAACTTGTTCATGACTCTGCAGTACTTTTAGCCTGCAAACAATCATCTCCATTTTTATCATATCTTTTGAGTTATGTAACAGAACCTGAACTACTAAACAGAGAGGATTCAACAG GAATGGCTCCATTGCATTATTGTGCATTAAAAGGCAATTTAGATGGAATTAATGCTTTGATAGAAATGGGAGCAGAAATAAATCTGAAGGATCATCGCTCAGGAAGAACGCCATTCTTCCATGCTCTTGAAAATAATCATATGCTAGTCGCGCAAAAGTTATTAGAATGTGGCGCCATGGCGGATATAGTAAACTTTTCTGGGCAATCTGTTCTATGTTTAGTAGATGAAACAAAAAGTCTTTCATTCAAAGCATTAGTTAAACAAATAGTAATTTAA
- the LOC100649037 gene encoding uncharacterized protein LOC100649037 isoform X1 — protein sequence MDPLLSSTSKKYRKEASIDIPIIECKREFTLPHKFPSTINSSKCSSVFKDHGTITITNAEVQSSLNGMKNKKTLSTNGIKKLRIKTKDGKDLGEVKVQILTQKNLLNIPKITKVQQGKNYIKNNGTTFSVTSQNALLKPLGPQLHAEAQKSTTGSSCYTKPHTQFVVKPVSSNELSTSIKYKVPATQNKSKNVVQKHYILAKVNKMDQSNKLLLLNENRHNFLQNIPGIPEKNTEAGKNNIVLVNKQKNAEECILKNSEKSRRNENNDVSRKTNISNNRSSIIQLAKSKFPVVRCEKLKISPTKVNTNKITVSSEKIKKRKHSNLDGRNHSAKKIIVSNRNSSSPNSNEIQKLTSILKKPANSIPKIPDNNESDDDKDDVMILCEKNTLIGQCYNNTQEKNCTSALVNNKNVDKNTQGIFSEIGNKPKFCKNKNQNKIRAEETEDNEKNGKLSECLNVIKEALISVKDDQLRAKALHALAECGIGIAKQVPIIPPEILRTVHDSQIQTDVFGLLDSESFVLVKENIPTVERIKQTERSTVNLPPVMQEVYTQTERQIQCKPKFNNSINDIDLFPTCIQNTISEKNSLDFDNCFNELFNNNTDVNRVKEVLSTPHSFCKKVAIQIERDYDEMQHYDDNGMLNIHRAVVNDQLHELQRLLLILEASKTSIDVLTEDGRTSLELAIINETSKDIVKLLLEAGAKPILSELVHDSAVLLACKQSSPFLSYLLSYVTEPELLNREDSTGMAPLHYCALKGNLDGINALIEMGAEINLKDHRSGRTPFFHALENNHMLVAQKLLECGAMADIVNFSGQSVLCLVDETKSLSFKALVKQIVI from the exons ATGGATCCTCTGCTTTCATCAACTTCAAAAAAATACCGTAAGGAGGCCAGTATTGATATCCCAATAATAGAATGCAAGCGGGAATTCACCTTGCCACATAAATTTCCAAGCACGATCAATTCGTCTAAATGTAGTTCAGTATTTAAAGATCACGGAACGATTACTATTACTAATGCAGAAGTGCAAAGTAGTCTGAATGGAATGAAGAATAAGAAGACATTGTCTACTAATGGTATAAAGAAATTgaggataaaaacaaaagatgGCAAAGATCTGGGAGAAGTTAAAGTACAAATTTTGACTCAGAAGAATTTACTAAATATCCCAAAGATTACTAAGGTCCAGCAAggtaaaaattacataaaaaataatggtaCCACTTTTTCTGTCACTTCACAAAATGCATTATTAAAACCATTAGGACCTCAGTTACATGCAGAAGCACAGAAATCTACTACAGGATCATCTTGCTACACAAAACCACATACGCAGTTTGTTGTAAAGCCTGTTTCTTCTAATGAATTATCGACATCTATTAAATATAAAGTGCCTGCAACTCAAAATAAAAGCAAGAACGTAGTTCAAAAGCATTATATCTTGGCTAAAgtgaataaaatggatcaaagTAACAAATTGTTACTATTAAATGAGAATAGGCACaactttttgcaaaatattccaGGTATCCCAGAAAAAAATACAGAAGCAGGAAAGaataatatagtattagtaAATAAACAAAAGAATGCAGAGGAATGTATTCTCAAAAATAGTgaaaaaagtagaagaaatgaaaataatgatgtttcaagaaaaacaaatatatcaaataatagaAGCTCAATAATTCAATTAGCAAAATCGAAGTTTCCAGTAGTAAGATGTGAGAAGTTGAAAATCTCTCCAACTAAAGTTAATACTAATAAAATCACTGTATCTTctgaaaagataaagaaaagaaaacattctAATTTGGATGGACGGAATCATTCTGCAAAAAAGATTATTGTATCAAATAGAAATTCTAGTAGTCCAAATAGTAATGAAATTCAAAAACTTACAAGTATTTTAAAAAAGCCAGCAAATTCTATACCAAAAATACCTGATAATAATGAAAGTGATGATGATAAGGATGATGTTATGATTCTATGTGAAAAAAATACACTTATAGGCCAATGTTATAATAATACACAAGAGAAAAATTGTACTTCAGCACTtgtaaataacaaaaatgttGATAAGAATACTCAAGGTATATTTAGTGAGATAGGAAATAAGCCAAAGTTTTGTAAAAATAAGAATCAGAATAAAATAAGAGCTGAAGAAACTGAAGACAAtgagaaaaatggaaaattatcaGAGTgtttaaatgtaattaaagaaGCACTAATTAGTGTAAAAGATGATCAACTTCGAGCTAAGGCTTTGCATGCCCTTGCGGAATGTGGAATAGGTATAGCAAAGCAAGTTCCAATTATTCCACCTGAAATATTAAGAACAGTTCATGATTCTCAAATTCAAACTGATGTATTTGGACTTCTTGATAGTGAAAGTTTTGTATTAGTGAAAGAAAATATACCTACCGTAGAAAGAATAAAGCAAACAGAACGTTCCACTGTTAATCTTCCTCCTGTTATGCAAGAAGTATACACGCAAACAGAAAGGCAAATACAGTGCAAACctaaatttaataatagtatCAACGACATAGATTTGTTCCCCACGTGTATACAGAATACAATATCTGAAAAAAATTCACTGGACTTCGATAATTGTTTTAATGAACTTTTTAATAACAATACTGATGTGAACAGGGTGAAGGAAGTATTGTCAACACCTCATTCCTTCTGTAAAAAAGTTGCTATACAAATAGAAAGAGACTATGATGAAATGCAGCATTATGATGATAATGGGATGTTGAATATACATCGAGCTGTGGTGAATGACCAATTACACGAACTACAAAGATTATTGTTAATTTTAGAAGCTTCAAAAACTAGTATTGATGTATTAACAGAAGATGGAAGG acAAGTTTGGAATTAGCAATTATCAATGAAACATCTAAAGACATAGTGAAATTGTTGTTAGAAGCTGGAGCAAAACCAATTTTATCAGAACTTGTTCATGACTCTGCAGTACTTTTAGCCTGCAAACAATCATCTCCATTTTTATCATATCTTTTGAGTTATGTAACAGAACCTGAACTACTAAACAGAGAGGATTCAACAG GAATGGCTCCATTGCATTATTGTGCATTAAAAGGCAATTTAGATGGAATTAATGCTTTGATAGAAATGGGAGCAGAAATAAATCTGAAGGATCATCGCTCAGGAAGAACGCCATTCTTCCATGCTCTTGAAAATAATCATATGCTAGTCGCGCAAAAGTTATTAGAATGTGGCGCCATGGCGGATATAGTAAACTTTTCTGGGCAATCTGTTCTATGTTTAGTAGATGAAACAAAAAGTCTTTCATTCAAAGCATTAGTTAAACAAATAGTAATTTAA
- the LOC100649155 gene encoding DNA-binding protein Ets97D yields MDLESRRKSPDKSFDTDDDSDYAMIKRIKMEPEAMLSQEDDIMAQLQQESSDLEVEPSFALEGSANGEDCNEGVLMQHMDIREPLSTLRNLLEQRLGVELTDYSFWLQDAQMLESHKNLVDQCVQGEGLVQVNVQIKATQRRINIVDVLKPAEDYIELAENNASAPVNEDSKRNVIRWMVDPQYKKEQERLKIPADPKEWTQTHVKHWLQWAVRQFNLASVRLADWNITGQQLYNLTLEEFQAKVPLDPGEVFWTHLELLRKCKFVAIVQKDPPSSPTENNVDKSIKIRNQKATKSRPVVNQQARVVSVPLENIDSTPITIATSSRSVNSGQIQLWQFLLELLTDREHRGAIQWVGTEGEFKLNQPEAVAQLWGARKNKPSMNYEKLSRALRYYYDGDMISKVHGKRFVYKFVCDLKQVLGYSAAELSRLVEEGTRYF; encoded by the exons ATGGATCTGGAAAGCAGACGTAAAAGTCCTGATAAGAG TTTCGACACAGATGATGATTCTGATTATGCTATgataaaacgaattaaaatggaaCCAGAAGCTATGTTGTCACAGGAAGATGATATAATGGCTCAGTTACAACAAGAAAGTTCTGATTTAGAAGTGGAACCAAGCTTTGCATTGGAAGGCTCTGCAAATGGAGAGGATTGCAATGAAGGTGTTCTAATGCAACATATGGATATCAGAGAGCCTCTCTCTACCTTGAGAAATTTATTAGAACAAAGACTCGGAGTAGAGTTAACAGATTATTCTTTTTGGCTCCAAGATGCACAAATG cTAGAAAGCCATAAGAATTTGGTTGATCAGTGCGTGCAAGGAGAGGGATTGGTTCAAGTAAATGTTCAGATAAAAGCAACACAAAGGAGAATAAATATAGTGGATGTTTTGAAACCTGCAGaggattatatagaattagcaGAAAACAATG CATCCGCACCAGTGAATGAAGATAGCAAACGAAATGTTATAAGATGGATGGTTGACCCACAATACAAAAAAGAACAA gaACGGTTAAAAATTCCAGCTGATCCAAAAGAATGGACACAGACACACGTTAAGCACTGGCTTCAATGGGCAGTTAGGCAATTTAATTTGGCCTCAGTGAGATTAGCAGATTGGAACATTACAGGTCAACAATTGTATAATCTCACCCTGGAAGAATTCCAAGCTAAAGTGCCTCTGGACCCAGGGGAAGTATTCTGGACTCATTTAGAATTACTTCGAAAGTGTAAATTTGTTG CTATCGTTCAGAAGGATCCACCATCGTCACCTACGGAAAATAACGTGgataaaagcataaaaattcgcaaccAGAAGGCAACAAAATCGCGACCAGTAGTGAATCAACAAGCGCGAGTAGTTAGCGTTCCTTTAGAAAACATCGATTCCACACCAATTACTATAGCGACATCGAGTCGTTCTGTTAACAGTGGTCAAATACAATTATGGCAGTTCTTATTGGAGTTGTTAACTGATCGCGAGCACAGAGGTGCTATTCAATGGGTCGGGACTGAGGGGGAGTTCAAGTTAAATCAACCGGAAGCGGTAGCGCAACTTTGGGGAGCGCGTAAAAACAAACCATCAATGAATTACGAAAAATTGAGTCGTGCGTTGCGTTACTATTACGATGGAGATATGATTTCAAAGGTGCATGGGAAACGATTCGTATATAAGTTTGTATGCGATTTGAAGCAGGTTTTAGGTTATTCGGCAGCGGAGTTAAGTAGGTTGGTGGAAGAGGGCACAAGATATTTCTGA